One Rissa tridactyla isolate bRisTri1 chromosome 1, bRisTri1.patW.cur.20221130, whole genome shotgun sequence DNA segment encodes these proteins:
- the GPR156 gene encoding probable G-protein coupled receptor 156 isoform X2, whose protein sequence is MEPGFNCSELCDGSSSFGSQEQHRRALQELCTVSVTSSDRSGKSSPSFSAALLGVVWSFLTGGVLLALFFLVFTIRFRKNRIVKMSSPNLNIVTLLGSGLTYTSAYLFGIQEQSLPSGDSVEKLIQVRLCLLCVGTSLVFGPVLGKSWRLYKVFTQRVPDKRVIIKDLQLLAMVAALVLADAVLLLTWVFSDPVQCFRSLSISLRSILLLYGTYLAGLTDNVSSPPVNQSLTLIVGVNLVFLAAGTVCLVHRFFRTWHNLLFGFTSGGIFVCTTTINCFIFVPQLRQWKAFEEESQTVSHMAKYFTSPSRSCRSVYSEEQLYQLIGEKNSMKRLLTEKNAVIASLQEQVSSAKEKLMRLMSAEGDCDPQAPAAAPGTRRTGRRGDVPGDCCPPDPEQDGWQTPRLPGTSPLCGDAQELWKHETPEHVWPGKPVCSQNLLFDMGDSLECGTKDTQEHGMPSGQGQPPELLPDHDISAGLAWESSPKVSYVSSEKLREILQELSLDGKTYSPALSRGPPRASQGPHSEQGGTWGAQEGYPGFHTPLSPYLARRRRRIPLPATSTCVPGHMSPRASRGVKEAGAWGHGELALISLGREGETAGGGLLHPPAPSPPAVPGEVCPQPEGWPGRPESKGASPCLPGEHRPRGGLRGPTEPSLRSLYYYPDSDSSSSSSEEMFHGCHRPCCEVCFQSPHGSLGSSSTDTDTDTEPSRGMGHWTEHHSGLQPVVNFKEDLKPTFV, encoded by the exons ACATCTTCTGACCGCAGTGGGAAGAGCTCCccgtccttctctgctgctctcctgggagtTGTGTGGTCATTCCTGACTGGAGGAGTCCTGCTAGCGCTCTTCTTTCTTGTCTTCACAATTCGCTTCAGGAAAAACAG GATCGTGAAGATGTCCAGCCCCAATCTGAACATTGTGACCCTGCTGGGCAGTGGCTTGACTTACACTAGTGCTTACCTCTTTGGGATTCAGGAGCAGAGCCTGCCGTCCGGAGACTCGGTAGAAAAACTTATTCAG GTACGGCTCTGCCTGCTGTGCGTGGGGACCTCCCTGGTCTTCGGTCCCGTCCTGGGGAAAAGCTGGCGGCTCTACAAGGTGTTCACCCAGCGGGTGCCGGACAAGCGAGTG ATTATCAAAGACCTCCAGTTGCTGGCGATGGTGGCAGCGCTGGTGCTGGCGGATGCTGTGTTGCTCTTGACGTGGGTATTCTCTGATCCAGTCCAGTGTTTCCGAagcctcagcatctcactgcGG aGTATCCTCCTGCTGTATGGGACCTACTTGGCCGGTCTGACCGACAACGTCAGCTCCCCGCCAGTCAACCAGTCCTTGACGCTCATCGTGGGGGTCAACCTTGTTTTCCTGGCTGCTGGCACTGTCTGCTTAGTTCACCGTTTCTTCCGCACTTGGCACAACTTGCTGTTTGGTTTTACCTCTGGAGGCATCTTCGTGTGTACAACCACGATCAACTGCTTCATATTTGTCCCACAG ctCAGGCAGTGGAAAGCCTTTGAAGAAGAAAGCCAAACCGTGAGCCACATGGCAAAATATTTCACCAGCCCGAGCCGGAGCTGCCGCTCGGTGTACAGCGAGGAGCAGCTCTACCAGCTGATAGGGGAGAAAAACTCCATGAAGCGGCTGCTCACCGAG AAAAATGCCGTGATCGCAAGCCTGCAGGAGCAAGTGAGCAGCGCCAAGGAGAAGCTGATGAGGCTGATGTCTGCAGAGGGCGACTGTGACCCCCAGGCGCCGGCAGCTGCTCCGGGCACCCGGCGCACGGGGCGGCGCGGGGATGTGCCGGGGGACTGCTGCCCCCCGGATCCGGAGCAGGATGGGTGGCAGACTCCCCGCTTGCCGGGTACATCCCCTCTTTGCGGTGATGCTCAGGAACTCTGGAAACATGAGACCCCGGAGCACGTGTGGCCAGGAAAGCCTGTTTGCTCTCAGAACCTGCTTTTTGACATGGGGGACAGCCTGGAATGTGGCACAAAAGATACCCAGGAGCATGGGATGCCGTCGGGGCAGGGCCAGCCTCCAGAGCTGCTGCCGGACCATGACATCTCAGCTGGCCTGGCCTGGGAGTCGTCCCCCAAAGTCAGCTACGTGAGCAGCGAGAAGCTGCGGGAAATCTTGCAAGAGCTGAGCCTGGATGGCAAAACCTACAGCCCGGCCTTATCCAGGGGACCCCCACGTGCCAGCCAGGGACCCCACAGTGAGCAGGGAGGAACGTGGGGAGCCCAGGAGGGGTACCCAGGCTTCCACACGCCCCTCAGCCCCTACCTGGCCAGACGGCGGCGGAGGATCCCTCTGCCTGCCACCTCCACCTGCGTCCCTGGGCATATGTCCCCTCGTGCCAGCCGTGGGGTGAAGGAGGCAGGCGCCTGGGGCCATGGGGAGTTGGCACTTATCtccctggggagagaaggggagacagCTGGTGGAGGGCTCCTTCACCCACCAGCACCGTCCCCTCCCGCTGTCCCTGGCGAGGTCTGCCCCCAGCCCGAGGGATGGCCAGGACGGCCGGAGTCCAAGGGTGCTTCCCCGTGCCTCCCGGGGGAGCACCGGCCACGGGGTGGCCTGAGGGGACCCACTGAGCCCTCCCTGCGCTCGCTGTACTACTACCCGGACTCtgactccagcagcagcagctccgagGAAATGTTCCACGGCTGCCACCGGCCCTGCTGTGAGGTCTGCTTCCAGAGCCCACATGGCTCCCTGGGCAGCAGTAGCACAGACACGGACACGGACACAGAGCCCAGCAGGGGCATGGGCCACTGGACAGAGCACCACAGCGGGCTCCAACCTGTGGTGAACTTCAAAGAAGATCTGAAGCCCACCTTTGTGTGA
- the GPR156 gene encoding probable G-protein coupled receptor 156 isoform X1 has translation MEPGFNCSELCDGSSSFGSQEQHRRALQELCTVSVTSSDRSGKSSPSFSAALLGVVWSFLTGGVLLALFFLVFTIRFRKNRIVKMSSPNLNIVTLLGSGLTYTSAYLFGIQEQSLPSGDSVEKLIQVRLCLLCVGTSLVFGPVLGKSWRLYKVFTQRVPDKRVIIKDLQLLAMVAALVLADAVLLLTWVFSDPVQCFRSLSISLRATEKGMTCSVSRVQSCASLYSELWLVLILGFKSILLLYGTYLAGLTDNVSSPPVNQSLTLIVGVNLVFLAAGTVCLVHRFFRTWHNLLFGFTSGGIFVCTTTINCFIFVPQLRQWKAFEEESQTVSHMAKYFTSPSRSCRSVYSEEQLYQLIGEKNSMKRLLTEKNAVIASLQEQVSSAKEKLMRLMSAEGDCDPQAPAAAPGTRRTGRRGDVPGDCCPPDPEQDGWQTPRLPGTSPLCGDAQELWKHETPEHVWPGKPVCSQNLLFDMGDSLECGTKDTQEHGMPSGQGQPPELLPDHDISAGLAWESSPKVSYVSSEKLREILQELSLDGKTYSPALSRGPPRASQGPHSEQGGTWGAQEGYPGFHTPLSPYLARRRRRIPLPATSTCVPGHMSPRASRGVKEAGAWGHGELALISLGREGETAGGGLLHPPAPSPPAVPGEVCPQPEGWPGRPESKGASPCLPGEHRPRGGLRGPTEPSLRSLYYYPDSDSSSSSSEEMFHGCHRPCCEVCFQSPHGSLGSSSTDTDTDTEPSRGMGHWTEHHSGLQPVVNFKEDLKPTFV, from the exons ACATCTTCTGACCGCAGTGGGAAGAGCTCCccgtccttctctgctgctctcctgggagtTGTGTGGTCATTCCTGACTGGAGGAGTCCTGCTAGCGCTCTTCTTTCTTGTCTTCACAATTCGCTTCAGGAAAAACAG GATCGTGAAGATGTCCAGCCCCAATCTGAACATTGTGACCCTGCTGGGCAGTGGCTTGACTTACACTAGTGCTTACCTCTTTGGGATTCAGGAGCAGAGCCTGCCGTCCGGAGACTCGGTAGAAAAACTTATTCAG GTACGGCTCTGCCTGCTGTGCGTGGGGACCTCCCTGGTCTTCGGTCCCGTCCTGGGGAAAAGCTGGCGGCTCTACAAGGTGTTCACCCAGCGGGTGCCGGACAAGCGAGTG ATTATCAAAGACCTCCAGTTGCTGGCGATGGTGGCAGCGCTGGTGCTGGCGGATGCTGTGTTGCTCTTGACGTGGGTATTCTCTGATCCAGTCCAGTGTTTCCGAagcctcagcatctcactgcGG GCGACGGAGAAAGGCATGACCTGCTCGGTGAGCCGGGTGCAGTCCTGCGCATCTCTTTATTCTGAGCTTTGGCTCGTGCTCATTTTAGGGTTTAAG aGTATCCTCCTGCTGTATGGGACCTACTTGGCCGGTCTGACCGACAACGTCAGCTCCCCGCCAGTCAACCAGTCCTTGACGCTCATCGTGGGGGTCAACCTTGTTTTCCTGGCTGCTGGCACTGTCTGCTTAGTTCACCGTTTCTTCCGCACTTGGCACAACTTGCTGTTTGGTTTTACCTCTGGAGGCATCTTCGTGTGTACAACCACGATCAACTGCTTCATATTTGTCCCACAG ctCAGGCAGTGGAAAGCCTTTGAAGAAGAAAGCCAAACCGTGAGCCACATGGCAAAATATTTCACCAGCCCGAGCCGGAGCTGCCGCTCGGTGTACAGCGAGGAGCAGCTCTACCAGCTGATAGGGGAGAAAAACTCCATGAAGCGGCTGCTCACCGAG AAAAATGCCGTGATCGCAAGCCTGCAGGAGCAAGTGAGCAGCGCCAAGGAGAAGCTGATGAGGCTGATGTCTGCAGAGGGCGACTGTGACCCCCAGGCGCCGGCAGCTGCTCCGGGCACCCGGCGCACGGGGCGGCGCGGGGATGTGCCGGGGGACTGCTGCCCCCCGGATCCGGAGCAGGATGGGTGGCAGACTCCCCGCTTGCCGGGTACATCCCCTCTTTGCGGTGATGCTCAGGAACTCTGGAAACATGAGACCCCGGAGCACGTGTGGCCAGGAAAGCCTGTTTGCTCTCAGAACCTGCTTTTTGACATGGGGGACAGCCTGGAATGTGGCACAAAAGATACCCAGGAGCATGGGATGCCGTCGGGGCAGGGCCAGCCTCCAGAGCTGCTGCCGGACCATGACATCTCAGCTGGCCTGGCCTGGGAGTCGTCCCCCAAAGTCAGCTACGTGAGCAGCGAGAAGCTGCGGGAAATCTTGCAAGAGCTGAGCCTGGATGGCAAAACCTACAGCCCGGCCTTATCCAGGGGACCCCCACGTGCCAGCCAGGGACCCCACAGTGAGCAGGGAGGAACGTGGGGAGCCCAGGAGGGGTACCCAGGCTTCCACACGCCCCTCAGCCCCTACCTGGCCAGACGGCGGCGGAGGATCCCTCTGCCTGCCACCTCCACCTGCGTCCCTGGGCATATGTCCCCTCGTGCCAGCCGTGGGGTGAAGGAGGCAGGCGCCTGGGGCCATGGGGAGTTGGCACTTATCtccctggggagagaaggggagacagCTGGTGGAGGGCTCCTTCACCCACCAGCACCGTCCCCTCCCGCTGTCCCTGGCGAGGTCTGCCCCCAGCCCGAGGGATGGCCAGGACGGCCGGAGTCCAAGGGTGCTTCCCCGTGCCTCCCGGGGGAGCACCGGCCACGGGGTGGCCTGAGGGGACCCACTGAGCCCTCCCTGCGCTCGCTGTACTACTACCCGGACTCtgactccagcagcagcagctccgagGAAATGTTCCACGGCTGCCACCGGCCCTGCTGTGAGGTCTGCTTCCAGAGCCCACATGGCTCCCTGGGCAGCAGTAGCACAGACACGGACACGGACACAGAGCCCAGCAGGGGCATGGGCCACTGGACAGAGCACCACAGCGGGCTCCAACCTGTGGTGAACTTCAAAGAAGATCTGAAGCCCACCTTTGTGTGA